In one Diabrotica virgifera virgifera chromosome 5, PGI_DIABVI_V3a genomic region, the following are encoded:
- the LOC126884993 gene encoding myrosinase 1-like, with protein MVRALHILATLLALQLSYGDPQPGYPVHPHLPPKDCEPYPVHYPHPIPEPACEIPVIPPPHYPHIILEPVCEIPVLPVIVGPILDYDDCDYPYPGYPHGPINPGPLPPHLPLPHHLPIPEPCDGLPDWLVAWPNEWPRYFPCGWPDDWPCDFPLGLPNNWPIDFPHGLPHDWPNHFPHGWLPDHLPHGYPNAWPCDWPENWRDYWPDCWPNYWNDCELPIPLPHGHAYPHGPYPGPGPYPGPGPLGPYPGPGPLPLPLPYPHPSLPIESCDVIPYSHGSPHGLPLCFPQGWPNEWPRHFPNGWPDDWPCDFPLGLPNNWPIDFPHGLPHDWPNNFPHGWPVPHGYPNEWPCEWPDNWQEYWPDCWPNYWDGCDYPYPAGSVPAIPPPVESCDVFPKEFSFGVASGAYHIEGAWDQDCRSESIWDRWLHTCPSVVLDGSNGDISADAYNHIKGDIELLNNLTVRHYVFSISWPRIIYDGCGEVNPYGIEHYRKLIKLLKLNHIEPIVVLYYGDLPQALQDQGGFLCPSFVEWYTEYARVCFECFGDDVKYWITFHKPTVICKDGYGQGTFAPGINDGPGNYEYICGHNLLKAHAAAYHLYDDYYRPCQNGKISITLNSDWYEPQSCCDTDLCASETKLQFQIGWFAHPIYLGDYPEVMIERIRLNCDYNGYYNARLPVFSHAEIEYIKGTHDFFSLAYDSAFYVTACVDNYWGNICYESDVGVQLVGCEGEFLTCGIRSLLGWISRNYYNPSVFITNDGYASCSRDCYDCDRIEYIKAILRNVRLSMIEDYTRVYGYTYYSYIDGFEWNLVDGRLGGYTLKYGLYDVEFDCPQKTRTARSSAAYYQHLASTGCIDNPCPIPYCYDYNYDYYHY; from the exons ATGGTTCGGGCGTTGCATATTCTTGCAACGTTGCTTGCTCTACAACTCAG ttatGGAGATCCCCAACCTGGATATCCTGTTCATCCTCATTTACCACCTAAAGATTGTGAACCGTATCCAGTACACTATCCTCACCCAATACCTGAGCCAGCATGTGAAATTCCTGTAATACCACCACCACACTACCCTCATATAATACTCGAACCAGTATGTGAAATTCCTGTATTACCAGTAATTGTCGGACCAATCTTGGACTATGATGATTGTGACTATCCGTATCCTGGATATCCTCATGGCCCCATAAATCCTGGTCCACTACCACCACATCTACCACTTCCTCATCATCTTCCAATTCCTGAACCATGTGATGGTCTACCAGACTGGCTAGTTGCCTGGCCAAATGAATGGCCGCGTTATTTCCCATGTGGTTGGCCAGATGATTGGCCTTGCGATTTTCCCCTTGGTTTGCCCAATAACTGGCCTATTGATTTTCCACACGGATTACCACATGACTGGCCTAATCACTTCCCACATGGTTGGCTACCAGATCATTTACCACATGGATATCCCAATGCTTGGCCCTGTGACTGGCCTGAAAACTGGAGGGATTACTGGCCTGATTGCTGGCCTAATTACTGGAATGACTGTGAACTTCCAATACCATTACCACATGGACATGCATATCCACACGGACCATACCCAGGACCAGGACCATATCCAGGCCCAGGTCCCTTAGGACCATACCCAGGTCCAGGTCCCTTACCACTACCTCTACCATACCCACATCCTTCTTTACCAATTGAATCATGTGATGTAATTCCATATTCACACGGTTCACCACATGGCTTGCCTCTTTGTTTTCCACAAGGTTGGCCAAATGAATGGCCCAGACATTTCCCAAATGGTTGGCCAGACGATTGGCCTTGCGATTTTCCCCTTGGTTTGCCCAATAACTGGCCTATTGATTTTCCACACGGCTTACCACATGACTGGCCTAATAATTTCCCACACGGTTGGCCTGTACCCCATGGATATCCCAATGAGTGGCCCTGTGAATGGCCTGACAACTGGCAAGAATACTGGCCAGACTGCTGGCCCAACTATTGGGATGGTTGTGATTACCCCTATCCGGCTGGTTCAGTTCCTGCTATACCTCCACCAGTTGAAAGCTGCGATGTCTTTCCCAAAGAATTTTCATTTGGAGTAGCTAGCGGTGCCTACCATATTGAAG ggGCCTGGGATCAGGATTGCAGAAGCGAAAGCATTTGGGATCGTTGGCTTCACACATGTCCATCAGTAGTCCTTGATGGTTCAAATGGTGATATTTCTGCAGATGCATACAATCATATTAAGGGAGACATTGAACTCTTGAACAATCTAACTGTTAGGCATTACGTATTCTCCATTTCATGGCCTAGAATCATATACGACGGATGTGGTGAAGTTAATCCCTACGGAATTGAACATTATCGTAAGCTTATTAAGCTATTAAAACTTAATCACATTGAACCAATCGTAGTTCTCTACTATGGCGATCTTCCTCAAGCTCTTCAAGATCAAGGAGGATTCCTGTGTCCATCTTTTGTTGAATGGTACACTGAATATGCAAGAGTTTGTTTCGAATGCTTTGGAGATGATGTTAAATATTGGATAACTTTCCACAAACCAACGGTTATCTGCAAAGATGGCTATGGTCAAGGAACATTTGCTCCTGGTATAAACGATGGACCTGGAAATTATGAATACATTTGTGGTCACAACCTCCTTAAAGCTCATGCTGCTGCTTACCATTTATACGATGACTACTACAGACCATGCCAAAATG gaaAGATATCAATCACTCTTAACTCCGATTGGTATGAACCTCAATCTTGTTGTGACACTGACTTATGTGCTTCTGAAACTAAACTTCAATTCCAA attGGTTGGTTTGCCCATCCTATTTACCTTGGAGATTATCCAGAAGTTATGATTGAAAGAATTCGTCTAAATTGCGACTACAACGGTTACTACAACGCAAGACTTCCAGTCTTTTCGCACGCAGAAATCGAATACATTAAAGGAACTCATGACTTCTTCTCCCTTGCCTACGATTCAGCATTCTATGTTACAGCTTGTGTTGACAATTACTGGGGCAACATATGTTATGAATCAGATGTGGGAGTGCAATTAGTTGGCTGTGAAGGG GAATTCCTTACCTGTGGAATTAGATCACTTCTTGGATGGATCAGCAGAAACTACTATAACCCATCTGTATTCATTACTAATGACGGATACGCGTCATGTTCAAGAGACTGTTATGATTGTGATAGAATTGAATATATTAAG GCTATCCTTAGAAATGTCAGACTTTCAATGATTGAGGACTACACCAGAGTATATGGATACACCTACTACAGTTATATCGATGGATTTGAATGGAACCTAGTCGATGGAAGACTAGGTGGATACAC CCTTAAATATGGTTTATATGATGTGGAATTCGACTGCCCTCAGAAGACAAGGACAGCCAGATCTTCAGCAGCATACTATCAACATCTCGCTTCTACTGGATGTATCGACAACCCTTGCCCAATCCCGTACTGCTACGACTATAATTACGACTATTACCATTACTAG